AGCTGACCGTCAACCAGGTCCTCATCGCCGCCGCCCGCGCGGCGGGGCTGACCTACCTGCAGCACATCGTGGCCGCGCACGACCTGACCGCACCGTCCGGGCAGCTCGACGGCGGCACCCACCTTCCCGTGCACAGCGACGTGCTGATCTTTCGCAGCTCGCTGGACGCGTTGCGGGGGTCCACCGATGGCTGAGCTGCTGCCGGTCACCTCGGTCTGGCTGACCTGCCAGCGACCGGCCCGTGACCAGCGACGCGGCCGGTACGTGGAGGAAACCTCGAAGCATCCGGCGAAGATGCTGCCCGACCTGGCCGCACACGCCATCAAGGCATACACCGCCCCAGGCGACCTCGTGATGGATCCGATGTGCGGGTCCGGGACGACGATGGTCGAGGCGGTCCGATTGGGCCGCGACGGCATCGGGGTGGACATCGAACCCAAGTTCACCGCCCTCGCGCACGCGAACCTCGCCCTGGCCGCCACGCATGGGTGCACCGCGTGGGGGCAGGTCGCCTGCGGTGATGCCCGCGACGTGGCCTCGCTGCTGCCGGCCAGCTCGCACGGCAAGGTGTCGCTGGTGCTCACCTCGCCGCCGTACGGGCGGCGCACCCACGGTCTGGTCCGCACCAAACCGGGCGAGCGGGTCCACAAACGCGACCACGTCTACGGCGACCGGGGCGCCGGTAACCTGGCCTACGTCGGTTGGGAGCGGCTGCTGGACGGGTGGCGGCGGATCGTGGCCGGCTGTATGGAGATGCTGCGCCCCGGCGGCACCTTCGTGTTCACCGGCCGCCCGGTCCGCCGTACCCCGGACGACCTGATCGACCTGCCCGGCGAGCTGTTCACCGTGGCGTTGTCGGTGGGGTTGGAGCCGGTGGAGCGGTGCGTGGCCATGCTCGCCGCCGTCCGCGACGGGCAGCTCATCCACCGGGCCAACATGTTCGGGCTCATGGCGGTGCGCAAGGCGCGGGCCGACGGCATCCCGGTCGCGCTCGTCGCGCATGAGGACGTGTACGTGCTGCGCCGGCCGCGCTGACCGGCTCCGGCTCCGGCTCGTCACCCGAGCCCGGCGCCGGCGGATGAACCTACCCCGGTCTCGCTGACCTGCGGTGTCAGGTCCCGCGAGCGACGCTGACAGCTTCTGCTTCCACGAACGACGCTGTCAGACGTCCCGCACAGGGTGCTGTCAGCTCCGGTCAGGACCGCCGGACGCGGGCTGGCCTGGCTGACAGGTCATCGAGTTAGCCTCGGCGCACACCTTTTCGCAACACCCTCGTGCTGACCTGACAGCCGCCGTACGCCGGCACCATGCCCACCCCGCCGGGGTCGGCCGCCGACGCTCGGGCTGACAGCCGTCCAGCACCTATCTCCCACACCGTGTCGACCTCGCACGCCCGAACCAGGCGCGCGTGGCGACCCAGCACATCCCTGTTCCGCGAGGGCGGCCACCACCGGTGGCCGCCCTCTTCGCCGTGCCCATCGAAAGGGGAACCGCACCATGCTCAAGAACGCCTGGTACCTGATCACCCACGCCGACTTCTTCGACGGCGTCCCCAACTTCCCGCGCCTGCCGCAGGCGAGCGAGCTGATGGCGACGCTGGAGGAGCTGTTCGGCGACGAGGCCGGGATCAGCCCGGCGCACACCGCCACGGCGGTCGAGGTCATGCTCCGCATGGCCGAGCACCTGTCCGACGCCATCCCACACGGCGGCCGGCACGCGGTGGCCAACACCGACCAGCTCGCCCGACTGCTCACCGGCCTGAACCTGCTGCTTGCCTATGCGGCGCAGGTCAGCGGCCGGCTGGCCCACCAGGTCGACACCGGCACCGGCGCCGACCTCTCGCACCTGCCCACCGACGACCGGGCCGCATTGACGACGGCGGTGGCGGCGGCCAGTTGCCGACTGGAGGAAGCGGCCGGGCTGCTCAAGGAGGCCCACCTCGCCACCGGCAGCACCGCCCGCCCGGCGGCACGGCCGTGACCACCATCTCCATCGGCCATGTGCCGGCTCGGGTTCGCGAGCTGCGCGCCGAGACGGTCGCCGCCATCGAACACCGCGACGTCGGATTCGGCATCGACGAGCACCTCGACCCCGACACCGACTGAACCTCCCGCCGGCCGCCGGCCCGGCGGTCGGCAACCACTCAACCTCGGCACCACGCAGGCGGCACCCAATCCCGGGTGGCGCCTGTCTTCCATTCCCTCCAATAAAGGAGCTTTCGTGGCACACGAGATCGAACAGTTCACCGACGGCACCGCAGCGTTCTTCACCGCCAGGCAGGACGCCTGGCACCGGCTCGGCACCGTCACCACCGACTGCCTCACCGCCGCGCAGGTGATGGACGTCGCCTACCTCGGCGGCTGGGACGTGCGCAAGGAAACCCTCCAGACCGTGCCGTCCGGCGCGGCCGTGCCGAACCGGTGGGCCACCACCCGCAAGCACCCGAAGACCGGGCTGCGCGAGGTGCTCGGCATGGTCGGAAAGTCCTATCAGGTCGTGCAGAACGAGCAGGCAGCCGGCCTGCTGAACTTCATCGTCGATGCGACCGGCGCCCACTTCGAGACCGCCGGCAGTCTACGGGGCGGCCGTGAGGTGTTCGTGACGATGAAGCTGCCCGACTCGATGATGGTGGCCGGAATCGACGCAATGGACCTGTATCTGGCCATGTGCACCTCGCACGACGGTTCCCGGCTGGCCCGGGTGCTCGTCACACCGGTGCGGATCGTGTGCGCCAACACGCAGGCGGCGGCGTTCGCCGACAACGTCGGCGAGTACGCGTTCAGCCACTCCGGCGACATCGAGGGCAAGCTGACCGAGGTCCGCGACGCACTGAAGCTGGTGCCGGTGTACCTGGACCAGTTCCAGGCCGAAGCCGAGAAGATGATTGAAAAGCAGCTCGAATGGGAGCAGCTCCAGCGCATTTCCGACGAGCTGTGGCCGTTGGATGAGGACGACAAAGAGGCGGCGTTCCTGCGCAAGCTGGGCCGCGAGCGGGACCTGAAGTACCTGTTCGAGGAAGCCCCCACGCAGGAGAACATCCGCGGTACCGCGTGGGCCGGATACCAGGCCATCACCGAGTGGCTGGACCACAAGCAGCCCGCCAAGAGCGACTTCCACCGCGCCAACAAGGTCCTCGCTGACGGCACCGTAGCCGCCACCAAGAAGCGGGCCTTCGACCTGGTCCTGGCCGCCTGAGCCCGGCCACCAGTTCGCACATCCGATCGCAGGGCCAGCCGTCACCGGCTGGCCCTGCCGTGCGCGCCCACCGACGCACCAGCCGCGCGCCGGGTGTGCGGGTCACCGCTCACCCGGTACCTGCCGGCCCACACCTCTACCCCAACCAGTCTTCGCGAACATTTATGGAGATCATCATGGTTTCAAGCAGCACCCTGACGGTCCGATCCGCCGCCGACATGGTTACGGCGGTGCCCTACCTCATCGGCTTCCACCCCGGCGACGGCAACCTCGTCGTGATCGTCTGTGCCGGCGGCCGGGTGACGTTCGCCGCCCGAGCCGACCTGCCCGACCCCGACGCCGCCGCAGCCCACATCCACGAGCTGGCCGGCGGCCTGGTTCCGGTGGTGCGGCGCCAGCAGCCGATGACCGCCGTGGTCGTCATCGGCTACGGCGACGCCGCGCACGTAGACCCGGCACTGCGCACCGTCGAGGAGGCGTTGACCGCCGCCGGTCTGCCGGTGCGGGAGCTGCTGCGGGTCACGGCCGGGCGGTTCTTCAGCCTCACCTGCGATAACCCCGCCTGCTGCCCACCGCAGGGCACCCCGTTCGACCAGACAGCTTCCGTGGTCGCGGTGCAGGCCACCGTCGCCGGGATGGTCGCGCTGCCGGACCGGGCGGCCATGGCAGTGCGGTTCGCGCCGGTCGAAGGCGCCGCCCGGCACGGCATGCGCCGTGCCACCCTCGCAGCGGCCAGCCGTCTGGAAGCCCTGGCCGACGCCGGCAGCGACGCCATGCACGAAGCCTGCGCCGCCGCCGTGCGTGACGCGCTGGGCAACCACGACGGCGGCCGGCACCTGTCCGACGACGAGATGGCCTGGCTCACCCTGCTACTCGCGCACCCCGTGGTGCGGGACTTCGCCGCCGAACTCACCGAGCCGCATGAGCGGCACGTCACCGTCTGGGCCGAGGTCACCCGCCGCGCCGAGGAGCCGTTCGTGCCGGCACCGGCGACACTGCTTGCCCTCGCCGCGTGGCGCTGTGGTGACGGCGTTCTCGCGGCCATGGCCCTGGAGTACGCCCTGCACATCGACCCGGACTACACCCTCGCCGGCCTGCTGTTGCAGGCGCTCCAGGCTGGGCTGCCGCCATCGGTGGTCCAGCAGGCGTTCAGCGGCCAGTGACCCGACAGACGGCTCACCGAGGCGAGCAGCCGCTCGCCCTCCCACACCAGCCCGGTGCCGCCCATGGCGGCAGGGAGAACCCCTTAGAACAGGAGTAACCACAGTGGACCCCATTCGCAGCATGCTGCTCGCGCTCGCCAAGCGGGCCAAGGAGACCCGGCTGAACTGGCAGGCCGGTCGCGCCGCCGTACGTGCCCGGGGCGAGGTTCCCGGACGCACCGAGGCGTTCGCCCACTACGTCGAGGCCGACCTGTGCTTGCTCGCCGCGCTCCGCGCGGCCGACATCCCGGCGAACTTCCGCGTCTACGACATCACCCTGTCCCGCGACCCGGTCCGCGCGGCCAAGCAACTGCAAGAGCTTGTCTACGGCCACGACCACAGCGGGCCGATCGAGGCCGCGCACGAGGCAGCCCGGCTGGCCTACAAGGCGGCGTTCGCCGAGCCGGTCAGCGACCAGGAACAGCGATGCATCGAGTTCCTCGCCGACCTGCCCGCCGCCCGCCGCGACAGGGTCATCGAACTGGCTGAGGACCGCGCCCGCCACCGCGAACGGGCATGAGAACCAGCCGCGCAGTCCTGATCTCGGCAACCCCGTTCGGCTGGTCGACGCGGCCCTGTTCGCACCAGCCACCCGACCACGACGCCACGGCCGACGGCGGAGGCGAGCCAGCACGGCTCGCCCCGTCGTCCGTGGTCGGCACACCACTCCAGGAGGAGACCATGACACCCACACCGCCGGTCAACCCGGCGCCAGACACCGCATGTCCCGAGCCCTCGACCGCGACCGCAGCGGCCGTCGTGGGGCAGGAGGCCGCCGCCTGGCGGCACCTGACCCACGCGCTGGGCGTCGAGCTTCGCCGCCGGTTGATCCCCCTCGTGCGCGCGAACCTCGTGCCGCTGGAGGTCGCCTGCCGCATCCTGCGGGCAGCCGGCCTGCCGGCCCTGCCGGAGATGTGGACCGTGCATATCGCCGCGAACCTGCGCCGCCGCGCCAGCTCCACCAGCCCGCACCGCGCGGTCACCGCGTTCCGCGACGACCTGCACCAGACGGTACGCCGAGTGCTCGGCCTAACCGCCACCGTCGCGTTCGAGCAGCCGCCGCAGGCCCTGGCCGCCGGCCCCCGCGACGACTCCGGCCACCGCCGCTACGAGACGTGGGGCCAACCGGTGATCACCGCCGTGGTGCGCGCCGAGACCGGTCACCAGGCGCGCACCACGGCGGTCGCGGCGCTCACCGTCGGCCTCGCCGAGCTGCCCGGCGTCGAAGCGAGCCTGGGGGCGACCGACGCCGAACCCGATCTGGAAACCGATGTCGAGCTGGACGTGGACATCGACGCACCGCGCCAGCCGTGCAGCCCACCACCGGTCCACCGCCTGGCGCACCTCACCGAGGCGTGCACGGCGCGGCGGCTCGCAATGCAGGCGTGGCAGTACCAGGTGCGGCAGATCCGGGCGGCACTGATCGAGGTGCTCATCGCCGGGGACATCGACGACCGGCCCGGCTGCCACGCCCCGTACGGCCTCGTCGATGACCTGCTGCGGGACCTCGGCCTGACCGGGTTGCCGCACGCCCACCTGTACGAGATCACCGTCGCGATCCCGCTCACCGTGACCGCCGACACCCCGGCCGCCGCGCGCCTGGCCACCTACCGGGCCGTGCGCGACGCGTCTGCCACCTGCCCGCAGTACGGGCTGCCCATCACCGTCAGCGCCACGCACCGCGAGCCGGACATCGTCGCCGACGGCGAGGACCGCTACCGAGTGACCTGGCACGACAGCTACCTGGTCTGCCTGCGCGGCGCCCACTGCACCCGGCTCGCCGAACAGGCGGCGCGGCTGCAACTCGGCGTCCTGGCCGACGAACTGCCGCAGGTCGCGCCGGTGCCGCTGTCCACGGTGTACCTCGGCGAGTACATCGACCACCGGCTCGACCCCGACCGCGACTGACCAAAGCGCGGCAACAGCCCCGGCCCGCCCGAAACCTCGGGTGGGCTTTCGTATGTCTGAAGGGACGAACCTCATGCACACCACCAAGCCGATCGGCACCGTGCCCCTTCCGGGCCTGGGCAGCGGTATCACGCTGACCATCTACGTCGAGTACGACCCGCAGGCGCTCACCCCGAGCGGCCCGGCCGACCCGACCACCGCACGGCGGCCCGCCACCGTGGCGTTGTCCGTCGTCGGACACGTCGGCGGTCAACTCCTCGACCTCGGGGTCCGCCGGCCCGACGTCCCCGCCCAGGGGCTACCCGCCGACCTCGGCGTATTGGCCGCCACCGAACCGGTCGCGAGTCTCATCGGCGAGTTCCGGGATCGGCTCGCCGACCTCACCGTGCACCTCGCCCGGCTCGGCGTGGCCACCGGCGACGGCGTCGCGGTGGCCTTCACCGTCGACGACCTGGAGTTCCTGCGGCACTGCCTGACCCTGACCGAACTGCGGTGGCGCGAAGCCATCGACGGCGCCGAAACCGCCGCGCAGCAACCCCAGCGCGACGAGCCAGCGCCGCCTGGCTTCATGAACATCGAGCCGACACCCGCCGGGTACCGCGTCGCGGCCGGCCGGTTCCGCGCCGAGCTGCACCGCGTCGAGCGGTACACGACGCGGCTGGGCCGGCTGCTCGACCTCGCCCGCGACACGGCCGGCGACCACGAGCCCGGGGAACCGCAGTGACCACCGACGACCCGGAGCCCGGCGGGGTGAACCCGTGGGTGGCCCACACACCGGAGCCGGTGCTGAGCATCACCGGTCACACCGCCGTCATCTCGCCGGTGCGCTTCGTGTGGCCGGGCACCTACTGCTCCTGGTGCCGGCAGTACGTGGCGCTGTGGACCGATGGCGGCGCGATCGAGGCCGGTATCCGGACTCGGAGAATCTCGCGGCGGTCATCGGCGACCACGCCGTCGTGGTTTCGGGTCTACCGGCCCGCGAGCGCACCGTCCATCCCGGACGGCTGTCCGCACCCGGGCTGCCCTCGCCCCGCAACCCGCACGTTGCCCACCGGGGAACAGGTGCCCACCGGGTGGCTGGACGGCAAGTGGAACCTCGCCGTCGGCCCATTCACCTTCGAACACCCGGTCGATCCGCGATGCCCGCACCCGGTGCCGTGGGCGAAGATCTCGCCGCTACTCGATCAAATGTGGTCGACGATGCGGCGCACCCACCCGGATCTGGCCGCCGCCGCCGACGCGTACGCCGCCGAACAACGCCGCCGGGCCGAACGCGGCTGACCCCGCCACCCGGCGCACCCCTATCCCACTACGGCAGCCCGCCACCGAACCCGGTGGCGGGCTGCCGGCACATCCACCCCTGACACGACAGAAGGGACCACCGTGACAACCACCATCGAACGATGGGTGCAGGACTGGTACGGCCTGACCCTGCACACCGACCGACCCGACTTCGACCTCTACGTGTCCACCACCGGGATGCTGGCCGCCGCCCACGCAGCCGGCTTCACCACGGCCCTGGACACCACCGACGACACCCTCGCCGCGCAGCTCGCCAGCACCGGCCGAGGCATGGTCGACCCGCCGGTGCGGTTGCTGGCCGCCGCCCGCGACCTCGCCTGGCAGGCCATCACCGCGTACGCCGCCGCCGCGCACAAGGCCGGCTTCGCCAGCCTGCCCACCGGAGCCAACCGACGCTGGACACCGGTCTGCGTCCACGCACACGCGATCGGATCGAAGACGTACCCGGCCCTGGCCCACACGAAGCGGGCGGACGCGCCGGTGCGGTTCACCCGCACGACCGCCGAACGCATCAGCGCCGATCTCGCCACCCAACACGGGCAGCCCATCAGCCTCACCTTCACCGGCGACGTGCTCACCATCTCGCACGGCGAACACACGAGCGTCCAGCCCACCCGGTATCAACCCGACGCCGACGGCCTCTACGCCATCGGCGCCGGCATCCTGCACTGGCAGCGGACCGCAGAGGCCAGCCGTGAATGACTCCGGTCCACCTGCCATTCCGGTACGGCTGCGCCACCGCCCGCTGCTCGCCGGGCTCGTCGTGCCGTACATCACGGCCCGCACTCCGCAGGGCGGCTACCGGTTCGGCTCGGTCGACGCCGACCGCGCAGCGCACGCGCTGCACCGCCGGTGGTGCCAAACCTGCGGACAACCCCTGACCGCCCGGTTCGTGTTCGCGATGCGAGACCGCGACCTGGACCGGCACACCGCACCCGAGGCCGCGATGCACCCCGAATGCTTCGGCTACTCGGTCGCCGCGTGCCCGATGCTGGCCGGTCGCATGGACCACTACCGCACCAGCGGGAACGCCGAGCTGTTCGCCGGCATCGGCAGCATCCTCGGCGACCCCACCGACCGACGCGCGGGCCAGCCCGCCGAGCCGTGGCACGCCGTCTGGGCACGCGACTACACGGTCATCACCGACCCGGTCACCAACCTTCCGGCGGCCCTGCTGCTTCCGAAGCAGATCCTCCGCGTGCGCCCCATCGCAGGCGGACAGCCGACGCAACCCGGCAACCCGACACAGCCGCAACCATCCACAAAGGAGTAGCGCTATGCCCGCACAACCCTCCCGCCTCTGGTGGCACCTGGAGGACGTACTACCGATCGCGCAGCACGCGCTGGCGGCCCCCGAACGGCGGCTCACTCGGGCACAGGCACTCGCCGGCTCGGCCACCCACCCGGCGCTGATCTGGGAATCCGAGCCCGACGAGGACTGGCTCGGCAGCAACGGCGTACCCATCTGGTACGACAAGGACGGCAGCCCGCGCCGGGTGCCGGCCCGCACCTGGATACACACCCCGACCGGAACCCGTGGCACCCCCGGCCAGCCCGACGGCGCCGCCGGGTTCCTACGACTCGACCGCCGCAGCCGCGACCGCCGGCGCAAGCCGCTCATCGAGGTACTACGCCAGGGCGCCAAGGCCGGCGGGCACTGGTTCGTCCTCGACCCGAACGCCGCGCACACCAGCGACGGCATCCAGGTCCTCGACCACCACGACGACATCGCACCCCCGGACGCGACCTGGACACCGGCCACCGTCACCTGCCGCGAGGTGGTCGAAATCGAACTGCCGGCCCTGATCGCCGACGGCTACACCGTCCTCGGCGGGGTCCTGCCCACCTTCGACCGCGCCACCGTCGAACAGATCGCCGACATCCTCGACACCGTCCGCGTCGGCGACATGCCCGGCGAACACCCACGCATCCGGCTCCACGGCGACATCGCCGTCATCTGCTGGGAGGTCGACGACGGCCACGACAACCCGCGGGAGGTCGAAGTCGACCGGGTCCACCCGGACCCCGCCGGACGGTACGCCCTCGGTGTCCACCTCTGGCCGTGGACCGTGGCCTCCGGCGAGGTGACCCGGTGATCATCATCTTGGGGTTCACCCAGTCCGACCGCGCCGCTGACTACATCAGCTTCTCCGACGGCTACCGGGTCGGCGCGCGGCAAGTGACCGTCACCATCGCGCTGGAAGGCGACGGGTCGCAGTACAGCGCAGAGGACTGGGCTGAGGCGGCGTTCGTCGCGTCCAACTATCCGGGCCAGGCACCCGCCGGACCGGCCAGGGCCATCCAGCTCGCCCTCGCCGAACAGGTAGACCACCCGCTGCGGAGCCTGTCCGTCGGGGACACGGTCACCGCGCACGGCCAGATGTGGGCGTGCGAAAGCAACGGGTGGCGGCGCGTCGAGCCGGCACAGCCGGGAGAAACCGAATGAGCGGGCAACGGCCGGCGATCCCGGCGCGGCTTGCCGCCCGGCCCGTCGACCCGCGTCGAGGGTTACCTATCCCGTACGTCAGCGAGCAGGACGACGGCAGCGTCAACTTCGCGCTAATCAACGGCGGCCGGGTTCTGCAATGTGTCCGGGATCGGCTGTGCGGGCTGTGCGGACAACGGCAGGACTTCCTCGTCGCGTTCGTCGGCGGCCTCGGCGGGTTCCGCCAGCGGATGTACACCGACCCGCCAGGCCACGTCGACTGCATGCGCTCAGCCGTATTGGATCTGTGCCCGTACCTGGCCATCGAGCGGCACCGCCGCCGAGGGCTCAGCGAAGTCACCGCCGCGCCCGGGTTCACCGACATGGAGAAAGCCGACCCGGTCATCCTCGCCGTCACCTGGGCGTACGAGGTGGCGGCCATCGGCGAACCACCCGCCCTGATGTTCCTGCCCGCCGCGTGGATGTCGGCCACCAGGTTCGACTACACCGACGGGCGGCTGGTCGAGATCGGGCCCGAGCCCCTCCGGTAACCAGCGACGCAAACCTCTTCGCACCCCGCAACCACCAGAGCGCGCGCCGCCACCCGGCGGCGCAAACACAAAAGCGGCCCGCCAACCGCCGGCGGGCCTTCGTCATTGTTTGGACCCGGGACGCCAACGCCTCAGAAACGATGCGTCCCGGGTTCTCTCGGAAAGAGAGGACTCCAGTGTCCATCCTCGCTGCCCTCGCCGCCACCGCGGCGCTCGGCTTCATCCTGGGCCGGCTCAGCAACCGCCCCGAATTCCGCAAGCTTCGCTCCGAGAACACGCACCTGCGTGAACTGGTCGACAACCTCGACGTCCAGCTCCGCCTGGCCACCTACATGGCCGGGCACGACCGCCTCACCGGCCTGCCGAACCGGTCCTCGGCCGCGAA
This is a stretch of genomic DNA from Micromonospora sp. WMMD1082. It encodes these proteins:
- a CDS encoding DNA methyltransferase encodes the protein MAELLPVTSVWLTCQRPARDQRRGRYVEETSKHPAKMLPDLAAHAIKAYTAPGDLVMDPMCGSGTTMVEAVRLGRDGIGVDIEPKFTALAHANLALAATHGCTAWGQVACGDARDVASLLPASSHGKVSLVLTSPPYGRRTHGLVRTKPGERVHKRDHVYGDRGAGNLAYVGWERLLDGWRRIVAGCMEMLRPGGTFVFTGRPVRRTPDDLIDLPGELFTVALSVGLEPVERCVAMLAAVRDGQLIHRANMFGLMAVRKARADGIPVALVAHEDVYVLRRPR
- a CDS encoding DUF932 domain-containing protein → MAHEIEQFTDGTAAFFTARQDAWHRLGTVTTDCLTAAQVMDVAYLGGWDVRKETLQTVPSGAAVPNRWATTRKHPKTGLREVLGMVGKSYQVVQNEQAAGLLNFIVDATGAHFETAGSLRGGREVFVTMKLPDSMMVAGIDAMDLYLAMCTSHDGSRLARVLVTPVRIVCANTQAAAFADNVGEYAFSHSGDIEGKLTEVRDALKLVPVYLDQFQAEAEKMIEKQLEWEQLQRISDELWPLDEDDKEAAFLRKLGRERDLKYLFEEAPTQENIRGTAWAGYQAITEWLDHKQPAKSDFHRANKVLADGTVAATKKRAFDLVLAA
- a CDS encoding DUF4192 domain-containing protein; amino-acid sequence: MVSSSTLTVRSAADMVTAVPYLIGFHPGDGNLVVIVCAGGRVTFAARADLPDPDAAAAHIHELAGGLVPVVRRQQPMTAVVVIGYGDAAHVDPALRTVEEALTAAGLPVRELLRVTAGRFFSLTCDNPACCPPQGTPFDQTASVVAVQATVAGMVALPDRAAMAVRFAPVEGAARHGMRRATLAAASRLEALADAGSDAMHEACAAAVRDALGNHDGGRHLSDDEMAWLTLLLAHPVVRDFAAELTEPHERHVTVWAEVTRRAEEPFVPAPATLLALAAWRCGDGVLAAMALEYALHIDPDYTLAGLLLQALQAGLPPSVVQQAFSGQ